The Chiroxiphia lanceolata isolate bChiLan1 chromosome 24, bChiLan1.pri, whole genome shotgun sequence genome has a segment encoding these proteins:
- the TRNP1 gene encoding TMF-regulated nuclear protein 1: protein MPNPGPVQNQARTGAVPVHTDPRAAPHRSRVARPSPTPPPPPLPVRSRCRSRLRRGRATRRQHRPRAIYPRRIPPLPLPLPMAASPAAPASRSPARGDAQRPSRGGPGGPEAGTESGGGGGSSSSPGAVELAAARRRLVAAEGRRRAAAELEGRVWQVHCALRHAELRLAARAETLGRLGAGVAQAQLALAAQSQRLQKGLRRRPRPRPAALLAAARALRSCVPWAPSRARGAAAGTPVRRLPAAPRGSA from the coding sequence ATGCCGAATCCCGGCCCAGTGCAGAACCAAGCCCGTACCGGTGCCGTCCCGGTCCATACCGACCCCCGGGCTGCACCGCACCGCTCCAGGGTCGCTCGTCCCTCCCCtacccctccacccccccctTTGCCGGTGCGGAGCCGCTGCCGGAGCCGCCTCCGCCGGGGCCGAGCCACCCGCCGCCAGCACCGCCCCCGGGCTATATATCCCCGCCGCATCCCTCctctcccgctcccgctccccaTGGCTGCATCACCGGCGGCACCGGCATCCCGGAGCCCCGCCCGCGGCGACGCGCAGCGCCCGTcccgcggcggccccggcggccccGAGGCGGGCACGgagagcggcggcggcggcggcagcagcagcagccccggtGCGGTGGAGCTGGCGGCGGCCCGGCGGCGGCTGGTGGCGGCggaggggcggcggcgggcggcggcggagctGGAGGGGCGCGTGTGGCAAGTGCACTGCGCCCTGCGGCACGCAGAGCTCCGCCTGGCCGCCCGGGCAGAGACCCTGGGCCGGCTCGGGGCCGGCgtggcacaggcacagctggcGCTGGCGGCCCAGAGCCAGCGGCTGCAGAAGgggctccgccgccgcccgcgcccccggcccgccgcGCTCCtcgccgccgcccgcgccctCCGCAGCTGCGTGCCCTGGGCACCGTCCCGGGCAcggggggcggccgcggggacCCCCGTGCGCCGGCTGCCGGCGGCGCCCCGCGGGTCCGCGTAG